A single region of the Marinobacter salinus genome encodes:
- a CDS encoding O-antigen ligase family protein, protein MSKMALIFLAVFFGGIVAGFFYTGAAAFVLYQMVYFLNPDDRWWSAQIPGLRYSFIASLLMLIVLGAKYKELSQKSAWKEQPVFIYLMVLVGLFYIAKLWSLAPDIHDDFTFIFLKLIIIVLVAYKLLNSEATLKVATWAYLLGCTYLGYLATSTGRNSGDRLEGIALPDGGDVNGVAAAIVPAGVLLLYYAWMGNKKVRVFCFFCGAFVANGLVLFNSRGAFLGTVASAGLFLLFMMFSKYRRKGQRGLAVFIVIVGISGGLYVADDLFWQRMSTLQSSDSAESGSHRVLFWMTTFDMMEDHPLGMGVHGYNILSPLYLTEEEREGVQYKTVHSIWFQALSELGWHGLLIFLAMLISLYRMSKKAKTFVLDNKEYEKYFHLLALECAVLGYLVTSTFINQLRAEILYWMILFLAVAIKVYYLHPQSVTVSARSLGSRIQGKVKRV, encoded by the coding sequence ATGTCGAAGATGGCATTAATTTTTCTAGCGGTTTTTTTTGGCGGGATAGTTGCTGGATTTTTTTATACCGGTGCGGCTGCCTTCGTTTTGTATCAGATGGTGTACTTTCTGAACCCGGATGACCGGTGGTGGTCTGCGCAGATACCGGGGTTGCGCTATTCATTTATTGCGTCACTTCTGATGCTGATAGTCCTTGGCGCCAAGTACAAGGAACTTAGTCAAAAAAGTGCGTGGAAGGAGCAGCCGGTATTCATATATTTAATGGTTCTGGTCGGTCTGTTCTACATCGCAAAACTGTGGTCCCTGGCGCCGGATATTCACGATGACTTCACTTTTATTTTCCTCAAGCTGATTATCATCGTGTTAGTCGCTTACAAACTTCTGAATAGCGAAGCCACTCTTAAGGTCGCGACATGGGCGTATCTGCTCGGCTGCACGTACCTTGGCTACCTGGCAACGTCGACAGGTCGCAATTCGGGAGACCGGTTGGAGGGAATTGCACTACCCGACGGAGGCGACGTGAACGGGGTTGCGGCTGCGATCGTTCCTGCGGGTGTACTTTTGCTTTATTACGCCTGGATGGGAAATAAAAAGGTCAGAGTCTTCTGTTTTTTCTGTGGTGCCTTCGTCGCAAATGGGCTTGTCCTGTTTAACAGCCGCGGAGCCTTCCTTGGAACCGTAGCCAGTGCCGGGCTTTTTCTACTCTTTATGATGTTCTCGAAATATCGTCGGAAGGGGCAGCGTGGTTTGGCGGTTTTTATTGTAATTGTTGGCATTAGTGGTGGTCTTTATGTAGCGGATGACCTCTTCTGGCAGCGTATGTCTACGCTCCAGAGCTCGGACAGTGCGGAAAGCGGCTCCCACAGGGTGCTTTTCTGGATGACAACCTTCGACATGATGGAGGATCACCCCTTAGGGATGGGGGTCCACGGCTATAACATCTTGTCACCGCTCTATTTAACGGAGGAAGAGCGAGAGGGCGTTCAGTATAAAACGGTGCATTCGATTTGGTTCCAGGCGCTTTCGGAACTGGGATGGCACGGTTTACTTATTTTTCTGGCCATGCTGATCAGCCTTTACCGAATGTCGAAGAAAGCGAAGACATTTGTCCTGGATAACAAGGAGTACGAGAAGTATTTCCACTTGTTAGCCCTGGAATGCGCTGTTCTCGGATACCTGGTCACGAGCACTTTCATTAATCAGCTCAGGGCAGAGATCCTCTATTGGATGATCCTGTTTCTGGCCGTGGCAATCAAGGTTTACTATCTGCATCCGCAGTCAGTGACAGTGTCGGCTCGAAGTCTGGGTAGCCGCATACAAGGGAAGGTGAAAAGGGTATAG
- a CDS encoding glycosyltransferase family 4 protein gives MMQKVRILQFITPAGFYGAERWVLALANNIDPETMLCDLAVSDEGPEQDLSVADYYPRSAGNVHRLKMNGRFDWKVVSRLEQVIRERSIDVIHTHGYKSDILGLIAARRTGIKCVSTPHGFSGNVGIKLATFIRIGTMMLRYFDAVAPLSEELMADMDRLKVPQKRLRFIRNGVDLKEIDATPRDEVANSVDPDAEKTRDASHRTIGFIGQLIPRKGIPDLLNAFDSLYESDPAIKLTLVGDGAQRAELESFASGRSSGQAVEFLGFRSDRLALLSTFDLFVMTSSLEGIPRCMMEAMAMGIPCVAYDIPGVDQLIEHRKTGLLVPLGDTQALKAACAEVLNNAKLAATLKTAARNKVKQQYSAERMANEYLQLFRDLIGEQGKESGEVRGIG, from the coding sequence ATGATGCAAAAAGTCAGGATCCTGCAATTTATTACGCCTGCGGGCTTTTACGGGGCTGAACGCTGGGTGTTGGCATTGGCCAACAACATCGATCCTGAAACAATGCTGTGCGACCTCGCCGTTTCTGATGAGGGACCAGAGCAGGATCTCTCAGTTGCGGATTATTACCCTCGATCTGCGGGGAATGTACATCGCCTGAAAATGAATGGCCGGTTTGATTGGAAGGTGGTTTCGAGACTGGAACAGGTTATTCGTGAGAGGAGCATAGACGTTATTCATACCCATGGATACAAATCCGATATCCTGGGGCTGATAGCGGCCCGCCGTACCGGCATAAAATGCGTTAGTACTCCTCACGGCTTTTCAGGAAATGTTGGTATTAAACTGGCAACATTTATCCGTATCGGAACAATGATGCTCCGCTATTTCGATGCGGTTGCTCCCCTTTCCGAAGAGCTGATGGCAGATATGGATCGGCTCAAGGTTCCTCAAAAACGCCTTCGTTTCATCCGTAATGGCGTAGATCTGAAAGAAATAGACGCGACACCCCGTGACGAGGTTGCCAATAGCGTGGATCCTGACGCTGAAAAGACCCGCGACGCATCGCACCGGACCATCGGATTTATTGGTCAGCTGATTCCGCGAAAAGGCATCCCGGATCTTCTGAATGCTTTTGATAGCCTGTATGAGTCAGATCCGGCGATAAAGCTCACTCTTGTCGGAGATGGCGCTCAGCGCGCCGAACTTGAAAGCTTTGCGTCCGGTCGGTCCAGTGGCCAGGCGGTCGAGTTTCTTGGGTTTCGGTCAGACAGACTTGCCTTGCTTTCCACATTCGACCTCTTTGTGATGACCTCGTCTCTGGAAGGTATACCCCGTTGTATGATGGAAGCAATGGCCATGGGGATTCCCTGTGTTGCCTATGATATCCCGGGCGTCGACCAACTGATTGAGCATCGCAAGACCGGCTTGCTGGTTCCCCTCGGTGATACACAGGCACTGAAGGCCGCGTGTGCGGAGGTACTAAACAATGCCAAACTCGCAGCCACTCTCAAAACGGCGGCTCGCAACAAAGTCAAACAGCAATACTCTGCAGAAAGGATGGCCAACGAATACCTGCAGCTTTTCCGGGATCTAATCGGAGAGCAAGGTAAGGAGTCTGGTGAAGTAAGGGGGATTGGTTAA
- the asnB gene encoding asparagine synthase (glutamine-hydrolyzing), translating to MCGLAGFMRLSATPNRDAHQSWVNRMGESIIHRGPDAGGSYLDSHIALAHRRLSILDLSDAGNQPMTSASGRYVIAFNGEIYNYRELREELRNEGVQFQTQTDTEVLLALFELRGDCCLDALNGMFAFAIWDKEARELFLARDRLGKKPLYYYRAGGEFAFGSEIKSLRQLPFLETVLDYEAVKDFFFYQYIPDPKTIYKNLYKLPPGYWLRTDGKSVKLHQYWDVRFDQVNHSSASDIEDGLYNLIDDAVRLRMVSDVPLGAFLSGGVDSSAIVGLMAGQAARPITTCSIGFGSEEFDEVKYARQVAEQFGTDHHEFTVKENVAGNFERIARFFDEPFADPSFVPTFFVSQLARQEVTVALAGDGGDENFAGYSKYRTDAIENSLRGLLPEFVRKGIFPSLANMAGMIPGLMTRRARTLLNTLAMSPGQGFFMTNCFFRPEVWERVVSPELARHTRDYDPGKITRDYYRNAPAEDHLSRILYTDIKTYLPGDILVKVDRMSMANSLETRAPLLDYRVVEYAAGIPSALKLKGKEKKFILKKAFSRLLSDDILYRKKMGFSVPLADWLRKELFDIANPALTDKQGPLSALFDISETSRMWSIHLAGDNYYTQELWSLVVFAIWLGPNTTSMANGNRAFSETLMSADLN from the coding sequence GTGTGTGGTCTCGCCGGATTCATGAGGTTAAGTGCAACCCCGAACCGGGATGCTCACCAGTCCTGGGTGAACCGAATGGGGGAATCAATCATACACCGGGGCCCCGACGCAGGGGGAAGCTACCTCGACAGCCACATAGCGCTGGCTCATCGACGCCTGAGCATTCTCGATCTCAGTGATGCGGGTAACCAGCCAATGACTTCTGCTTCCGGCCGGTACGTGATTGCGTTCAATGGCGAGATATACAATTACCGTGAATTACGCGAAGAGCTCAGGAACGAGGGGGTGCAATTTCAGACTCAGACAGACACCGAAGTGCTGCTTGCGCTTTTTGAGCTCAGAGGGGACTGCTGCCTTGACGCTCTTAACGGAATGTTCGCGTTCGCAATATGGGACAAAGAGGCCAGAGAGCTTTTTCTGGCGAGGGACCGGTTGGGCAAAAAACCACTCTATTACTATCGGGCGGGTGGTGAGTTTGCCTTTGGCTCTGAAATCAAATCCCTGCGCCAGCTCCCTTTTCTCGAGACGGTACTGGATTACGAAGCGGTAAAGGATTTTTTCTTCTACCAATACATTCCTGACCCGAAGACAATTTACAAAAACCTCTACAAGCTTCCTCCAGGGTACTGGCTCAGAACCGATGGTAAAAGCGTCAAACTGCACCAGTACTGGGATGTTCGTTTTGATCAGGTAAACCACTCAAGCGCGAGCGACATTGAAGATGGTCTCTATAACCTTATAGACGACGCCGTTAGGCTCAGAATGGTCAGTGATGTACCGCTCGGGGCTTTCCTGAGTGGCGGAGTGGATTCCAGCGCCATTGTCGGATTGATGGCAGGACAAGCCGCCCGGCCGATAACCACCTGCTCAATCGGCTTTGGTTCTGAAGAGTTCGATGAAGTGAAGTATGCCCGTCAGGTAGCCGAACAGTTTGGCACGGACCACCACGAATTTACCGTTAAGGAAAATGTCGCCGGAAACTTTGAAAGAATCGCCCGTTTCTTTGACGAACCCTTTGCGGATCCTTCGTTTGTTCCCACCTTTTTTGTGTCTCAGCTCGCCCGTCAAGAGGTGACGGTTGCCCTGGCTGGTGATGGCGGGGACGAGAATTTTGCCGGATACAGCAAATACCGCACGGATGCGATAGAGAACTCGCTTAGAGGGCTGTTGCCGGAATTTGTCCGGAAGGGCATCTTTCCGTCCCTAGCTAATATGGCGGGTATGATCCCCGGCTTGATGACTCGGCGAGCCCGGACATTGCTGAACACATTGGCCATGAGCCCGGGACAGGGATTTTTTATGACCAACTGCTTTTTCAGGCCGGAAGTCTGGGAGCGCGTGGTCAGCCCCGAGCTTGCCCGGCATACACGGGATTATGACCCTGGCAAAATTACCCGCGACTATTACCGGAATGCGCCGGCCGAAGACCACCTGTCGCGCATTCTGTATACCGATATAAAGACCTATCTGCCGGGGGACATTCTGGTAAAAGTTGATCGCATGAGTATGGCAAACTCTCTGGAAACAAGAGCGCCGCTGTTGGATTACAGGGTTGTGGAATACGCGGCAGGCATTCCGTCTGCGCTGAAGTTAAAAGGCAAGGAAAAGAAATTCATCTTGAAGAAAGCGTTCTCGCGCCTCCTCTCGGATGACATCCTTTATCGTAAAAAGATGGGGTTTTCAGTTCCTCTGGCTGACTGGCTTCGGAAAGAGCTCTTCGACATCGCGAACCCCGCGCTTACGGATAAACAGGGTCCCTTGTCTGCCCTCTTTGATATAAGCGAAACCAGCAGAATGTGGAGTATCCACTTGGCGGGTGACAACTATTACACTCAGGAGTTGTGGTCGCTGGTTGTGTTCGCCATTTGGCTAGGGCCGAATACTACCTCTATGGCTAATGGCAATCGAGCCTTTTCAGAAACATTGATGTCGGCAGACTTGAACTGA
- a CDS encoding glycosyltransferase: protein MTPKSKSLRVLHITFNMGIGGTEQVIRQLVDSLPDSMFTNIIVCIDGEVGELGKQLEQLGTEIIAFKRNPGLDFSLVKKIRHLIDTGSIDIVHCHQYTPWVYGTLAAVGKGKTVVFTEHGRFHPDRYRYKALLANRLLAMVTDSIVAISEATRSALARYEFIPKRRIEVIYNGIKPLKVTREDSERTKVSLGVPLGVPVLGTVARLDPVKNQGMMLDAFARVLERHPECRMVLVGDGPDRKMLEDRANILKITNRVIFTGFKTEPGLYLSIFDIFILSSHTEGTSMTLLEAMSLGIPCVVTDVGGNPEIVENEKSGILVPSRSDEQLAGALCRLIEDRSLRSYLGDAGLRRFEEGFSAAAMTDKYQSLYLQLLER from the coding sequence GTGACGCCTAAAAGTAAATCTTTAAGAGTGCTCCACATCACCTTTAATATGGGGATTGGCGGGACCGAACAGGTTATACGCCAACTGGTTGACAGTCTGCCCGATTCAATGTTTACCAATATTATTGTGTGTATTGATGGTGAGGTAGGAGAGCTTGGGAAACAACTAGAGCAACTAGGAACGGAAATTATCGCTTTCAAAAGGAACCCCGGCCTGGACTTTTCTCTGGTTAAAAAGATCAGGCACCTGATAGATACAGGCTCTATCGATATTGTTCACTGCCATCAATACACTCCTTGGGTGTACGGAACATTGGCGGCAGTGGGAAAAGGAAAAACTGTGGTATTCACAGAGCATGGTCGGTTCCACCCAGATCGTTATCGGTATAAAGCTTTGTTGGCCAATCGGTTATTGGCGATGGTAACTGATAGTATCGTTGCGATATCTGAAGCCACTCGTTCTGCGCTGGCGCGTTATGAGTTTATTCCCAAACGCAGAATCGAGGTCATTTACAACGGTATAAAGCCACTCAAGGTGACACGGGAAGATAGTGAGAGAACCAAAGTCTCTTTGGGAGTCCCACTCGGAGTCCCGGTTTTAGGCACGGTAGCGCGCCTGGATCCGGTCAAAAATCAGGGAATGATGTTGGACGCGTTTGCCAGAGTGTTAGAAAGGCACCCCGAGTGTAGAATGGTTCTCGTTGGAGATGGCCCTGACCGAAAGATGCTCGAAGACAGAGCCAATATACTGAAAATAACTAACCGCGTGATATTTACAGGGTTCAAGACTGAACCAGGCCTTTACCTATCGATCTTCGATATTTTTATTCTCTCCTCACATACCGAAGGCACTTCCATGACGCTTCTTGAAGCCATGAGCCTTGGTATTCCGTGCGTTGTGACGGATGTGGGGGGGAATCCGGAAATTGTAGAAAATGAAAAGAGTGGAATCCTGGTTCCGTCCCGGTCAGACGAGCAGCTTGCAGGAGCCTTGTGCAGGTTAATCGAGGACAGGTCTTTGCGTAGTTACCTCGGAGATGCCGGGTTAAGGAGGTTTGAAGAAGGTTTTTCGGCTGCGGCAATGACGGACAAATACCAAAGCCTGTATCTCCAGTTATTGGAGCGTTGA
- a CDS encoding oligosaccharide flippase family protein — protein sequence MPNVRRAIIFSSLTGYSLQILGLVSTMAVARLLSPEEIGTFAVASAIVMVIGEFRVLGAGAYLVREKELTVEKVRSALGLTMMISWGLGAGIFLSAPLVANFYELAPIVPIFGILSISFLLAPFISLPFSIYAREMNFDVLFKVQLAGALANLAVTISLILMGFSFFALAWGYTLGIITQFVMFSLFYSPESMRYVPHFKNLREIASFGVFNSTSNLLRKALTIAPDLVIGKLGNTHQVGIFSRGLGFMIFIFQSLATGVSPIALPYLSGTRREGGDLAYAFLRASVLLGGMVVPVLAVGSLVSLSAIRIFFGDQWDAAAPIATWLALWVAIRSVFFFSYDLFLAAGIEREMVVRDAVVLGSAIVCILISFPYGLERVAQALIISGLVEAVVTTWMLKKYIHLSVGRLVKAWLPNIFIASGCTLATVFIKDFLNFDEQPALVSILYMALFMPPIWLILLAVFRHPLLPELRKIIPIMRPGR from the coding sequence ATGCCCAACGTCCGCCGTGCCATCATTTTTTCCTCTTTGACGGGCTATAGTCTTCAGATTCTGGGTCTGGTCTCGACAATGGCCGTCGCCCGTCTGTTGAGTCCTGAGGAAATCGGCACATTTGCAGTGGCAAGTGCGATTGTAATGGTCATAGGCGAGTTCAGGGTACTGGGCGCAGGAGCCTATCTGGTCAGGGAAAAGGAGTTAACGGTTGAGAAAGTAAGATCGGCTTTGGGGCTGACCATGATGATTTCGTGGGGTCTGGGTGCAGGGATATTTCTTTCTGCGCCCCTTGTTGCCAATTTTTACGAACTGGCTCCAATCGTGCCGATATTTGGCATTCTTTCAATCAGTTTCCTCTTAGCACCTTTCATCAGCCTCCCTTTTTCCATCTATGCCAGGGAGATGAATTTTGATGTTCTTTTCAAGGTTCAACTGGCTGGCGCACTAGCGAATTTGGCTGTAACAATATCGTTAATCCTGATGGGATTCAGTTTCTTCGCGCTGGCGTGGGGCTATACATTGGGAATTATTACGCAGTTTGTCATGTTTTCATTGTTTTATTCGCCCGAGTCTATGCGTTATGTTCCGCATTTCAAAAATCTGCGCGAGATTGCGAGCTTTGGTGTGTTTAACTCCACATCGAATCTTTTGCGCAAGGCCCTCACGATTGCACCGGATCTGGTCATAGGAAAACTGGGGAATACCCACCAGGTAGGTATTTTTTCTCGGGGGCTGGGGTTCATGATCTTTATATTCCAGTCGCTGGCGACTGGAGTAAGCCCCATAGCTCTTCCTTACCTTTCCGGTACCCGGCGCGAAGGGGGTGACCTCGCCTACGCTTTTTTGCGAGCAAGCGTATTGCTGGGCGGTATGGTGGTGCCCGTGCTGGCTGTTGGCAGTTTGGTCAGCCTATCTGCAATCAGAATCTTTTTCGGCGACCAATGGGATGCGGCAGCACCTATTGCGACTTGGCTTGCGCTCTGGGTTGCAATAAGGTCAGTATTTTTCTTTTCGTACGACCTGTTCCTTGCTGCCGGAATAGAGCGGGAGATGGTCGTTAGAGATGCGGTGGTATTGGGGTCCGCTATAGTCTGCATCCTCATAAGTTTCCCCTATGGCCTCGAACGAGTGGCACAGGCGCTCATCATTTCAGGCCTGGTTGAGGCCGTTGTGACGACATGGATGCTGAAAAAATACATTCATCTGTCTGTAGGGCGGCTGGTGAAGGCATGGCTACCTAATATCTTTATTGCGTCTGGCTGCACACTTGCGACTGTCTTTATCAAAGATTTCTTGAATTTCGATGAGCAACCTGCGCTGGTCAGCATTTTGTATATGGCGCTGTTCATGCCGCCGATCTGGTTGATCTTGCTGGCAGTTTTCAGACACCCGCTCTTGCCGGAACTCCGGAAGATAATTCCGATTATGAGGCCCGGGCGATGA
- a CDS encoding oligosaccharide flippase family protein, giving the protein MSRVRKALLHSSLSQYGARLIGLATTMIVARLLTPEEIGVFAIASAIVTVLSEFKLLGAADYLIREKELSEQKIRQALGLTVLISWGLGITVAFSGVTVAGFYNVEAIETLFYILSINFFLAPFISIPIALVNREFNFRLVLLVNFAGSVASLVSTIVLIKMGFGYYALAWALAVKTLIELLVVLFSSESSLYWKPSFSNVKEIAIFGFYNSGSNLLKRGVKIIPDLVIGKMGTPAQVGLFSRGLGFVDFIAGTLFMGVSPVVLPYLSEVKREQGNILDAYTRAVLMLSAVIWPVLTVAAIASLPTIRIFFGPQWDAAAPVASFMALWLILRTTHNFSNNLLVAVDRERLMLFKELIILVAAVALVIISFPLGLNAVAGSFLVLGVIEIGLVSWILRNALGLKVMKFFGALLPNVIISIVCGLATWAISFVVPFSADNAWKPVGAIALCLPIIWLTSLFLLRHPLATELGFLFRRTIARSS; this is encoded by the coding sequence ATGTCCAGGGTTAGAAAAGCTCTCCTTCATTCGTCTTTGTCTCAATATGGTGCGCGACTGATCGGTCTTGCGACGACCATGATCGTAGCCCGGCTGCTGACGCCCGAAGAGATCGGCGTATTTGCCATAGCGAGCGCAATCGTAACGGTTCTTAGCGAGTTCAAATTATTAGGTGCTGCCGATTACCTGATCAGGGAAAAGGAGCTGAGTGAACAGAAAATTCGGCAAGCGCTGGGACTAACCGTACTTATTTCATGGGGGCTGGGAATTACAGTTGCCTTCTCTGGTGTTACCGTCGCTGGCTTCTACAATGTAGAAGCGATAGAGACCTTGTTCTATATCCTTTCTATTAACTTTTTCCTGGCGCCATTCATTAGCATTCCGATCGCGTTGGTAAATCGGGAATTTAATTTCCGCCTCGTGTTGCTGGTCAATTTTGCCGGATCTGTTGCTTCGCTTGTCTCTACTATTGTTTTGATAAAAATGGGATTCGGATACTACGCGTTGGCCTGGGCTCTTGCCGTCAAAACGCTGATTGAACTTTTGGTGGTGCTATTTAGCTCTGAATCATCGCTTTATTGGAAGCCGAGCTTCTCTAATGTAAAGGAAATTGCCATATTTGGTTTTTACAATTCAGGGTCGAACCTCCTCAAGCGCGGAGTGAAGATTATCCCGGATTTAGTGATTGGCAAAATGGGGACACCGGCCCAGGTAGGGCTCTTTTCCAGGGGGTTGGGCTTTGTGGATTTCATTGCAGGAACACTGTTTATGGGGGTGTCGCCCGTGGTGTTGCCCTATCTTTCTGAAGTTAAAAGGGAGCAGGGGAACATACTGGATGCCTACACTCGAGCTGTCCTGATGCTTAGTGCTGTAATCTGGCCAGTATTGACTGTGGCGGCAATTGCAAGCCTTCCCACGATTCGTATTTTTTTCGGCCCCCAGTGGGATGCAGCTGCTCCTGTAGCATCCTTTATGGCACTCTGGTTGATTCTCAGAACCACGCATAACTTTTCAAATAACCTGCTAGTAGCTGTAGACAGAGAGCGGCTTATGCTCTTTAAGGAACTCATCATTTTGGTCGCCGCTGTTGCCCTGGTTATCATCAGCTTTCCACTCGGTTTGAATGCCGTGGCAGGATCTTTCCTGGTACTCGGTGTCATTGAAATTGGGCTGGTTAGCTGGATATTGCGAAACGCGCTGGGGCTAAAAGTCATGAAGTTTTTCGGGGCGTTGTTGCCAAACGTTATTATTTCGATTGTTTGTGGCTTGGCAACCTGGGCAATATCATTCGTCGTGCCGTTTTCGGCGGATAATGCATGGAAGCCTGTTGGCGCTATAGCGCTTTGCCTGCCCATTATATGGCTTACCTCACTCTTTTTGCTGCGCCACCCTTTGGCAACTGAGCTGGGTTTCCTTTTTCGGCGGACCATCGCTCGCAGTTCTTGA
- a CDS encoding glycosyltransferase family 4 protein — translation MRKTLLITEIFPPTHGGSGRWFWEIYRRFPFGTVQVLTDENPDSESADAEFPHRVFRDSLSSPVWGIASLKGLVFYWKLWRRVDQISRSHSIQQVHCGRLMPEGLVALLNKMRRSIPYTCYVHGEDVEIARTSREISILTRWVMRHAEKIIANSENTANILRSWWGIEDQLVVMTPGVDVDRFRPASQNRPSRWPGKRVVLTVGRLQKRKGHDMMIRALPLIRNQIPDAHYCIVGGGEEESALRSLASSLKVRDLVEFAGELNDQDMLECYQQCDLFALPNRRVNNDDEGFGMVLLEAQSCGRPVLAGDAGGTRETLIQGDTGVIVDCTEPEPLANKVNELLGDPSQLDKMGQAGRVHMEKNFSWDELAVRAIERLG, via the coding sequence ATGAGAAAAACTCTGTTGATTACGGAAATTTTCCCACCTACTCATGGTGGTAGCGGGCGTTGGTTCTGGGAGATATACAGACGCTTCCCTTTCGGTACCGTTCAGGTTCTCACGGATGAAAATCCGGACAGCGAATCCGCCGACGCTGAGTTTCCCCACAGAGTTTTCCGGGATTCGCTAAGCTCTCCCGTCTGGGGAATCGCATCCTTAAAGGGCTTAGTCTTTTATTGGAAACTGTGGAGAAGAGTGGACCAGATCTCCCGCTCCCATTCCATCCAACAAGTCCACTGTGGGCGGTTAATGCCTGAAGGCTTGGTAGCACTGCTTAACAAAATGCGCCGTAGCATTCCTTATACATGCTACGTGCATGGTGAAGACGTTGAAATTGCCAGGACTAGCCGGGAGATTTCTATCCTTACCCGGTGGGTGATGCGTCATGCTGAGAAAATCATCGCAAATAGTGAAAATACCGCAAATATTCTGCGCTCATGGTGGGGGATAGAAGACCAGTTGGTTGTCATGACTCCTGGCGTGGACGTAGATAGATTCAGGCCAGCGAGCCAGAATCGCCCCAGCAGGTGGCCGGGTAAACGAGTTGTCCTCACAGTTGGTCGTCTCCAGAAGAGAAAAGGTCACGATATGATGATCCGTGCATTGCCATTGATCCGAAATCAAATTCCGGATGCGCATTATTGTATCGTGGGGGGAGGCGAGGAGGAGTCAGCACTCCGCTCATTGGCGTCATCGCTGAAAGTGCGCGATTTGGTTGAGTTTGCTGGGGAACTCAATGACCAGGATATGCTCGAATGTTACCAGCAGTGTGATTTGTTCGCACTTCCCAACCGTCGGGTCAATAATGATGATGAAGGTTTCGGTATGGTGCTCCTGGAAGCACAAAGTTGTGGTCGCCCAGTGTTAGCCGGTGACGCCGGAGGCACACGAGAGACTTTAATTCAGGGCGACACAGGAGTAATTGTTGACTGTACAGAACCAGAGCCGCTGGCCAACAAAGTCAATGAACTACTAGGTGACCCTTCACAACTCGATAAGATGGGCCAAGCCGGTCGTGTTCACATGGAAAAAAACTTTAGTTGGGATGAACTTGCTGTTCGCGCGATCGAGCGACTTGGGTGA
- a CDS encoding glycosyltransferase family 2 protein, with product MKESISVAIPVYNRAAWISKTLDHIFEQSIPVDEVVLCDDGSTDNLEQALEPYRSRVKLIQIENSGPAIARKTAIENSQGDWIALCDSDDFWRPDHIESFLSAKAKFPESNLYFANFITTDEPDHTKFEFAPEGWFEQLTGELWRESKHFYRCEQPFLRALLEFQACFQSCLLFKRELYQATGGICKHVSRWPSEDFHLTARMAAISDGVICTKQTVLINKHGENFSAEYVKNLEGEVSILLDLLDQGLLPETLLEMVEQQKDQFTKRLFRSYYWTSQFTKAVELARGIPGHSFSLRDRARLAIAFVRGRLSL from the coding sequence TTGAAGGAATCAATATCGGTGGCAATTCCGGTCTATAATCGGGCGGCCTGGATTAGCAAGACACTGGATCACATTTTTGAGCAGAGCATACCTGTGGATGAGGTCGTTCTCTGTGATGACGGATCTACCGATAATCTCGAACAGGCACTTGAGCCCTACAGGAGTAGGGTCAAGCTGATTCAAATCGAAAATAGCGGCCCCGCCATTGCACGTAAGACAGCAATCGAAAACAGTCAGGGTGACTGGATTGCCTTGTGTGACAGTGACGATTTTTGGCGCCCCGACCATATTGAAAGTTTTCTCAGTGCTAAAGCTAAGTTCCCCGAGAGCAATCTTTACTTCGCTAACTTTATAACGACTGACGAGCCGGACCATACCAAGTTCGAGTTTGCTCCAGAAGGTTGGTTTGAGCAGCTTACCGGTGAGTTATGGCGGGAATCAAAGCATTTCTACCGCTGCGAGCAACCTTTCCTGAGGGCTTTGTTGGAGTTTCAGGCATGCTTTCAATCGTGTCTCCTATTCAAGCGCGAGCTTTATCAGGCAACCGGTGGTATATGCAAGCACGTCTCCCGCTGGCCATCTGAAGACTTCCATTTGACCGCGAGGATGGCAGCGATCTCTGATGGGGTGATTTGCACCAAGCAAACTGTCCTGATTAACAAACATGGCGAAAACTTTTCTGCGGAATATGTAAAGAATCTGGAAGGGGAGGTGAGCATTTTGCTGGATCTTCTTGATCAGGGGCTGTTGCCGGAGACCTTGCTGGAAATGGTAGAACAGCAAAAAGACCAGTTCACTAAAAGGTTATTCCGATCCTATTACTGGACATCTCAGTTTACTAAAGCGGTTGAGTTGGCACGAGGTATTCCGGGTCACTCTTTTAGCCTTCGGGATCGGGCACGCTTGGCAATTGCTTTTGTTCGTGGAAGGTTGAGCTTATGA